A stretch of the Coprobacillus cateniformis genome encodes the following:
- a CDS encoding plasmid mobilization protein, which translates to MASRNNEIKIRLNDDELSFLNDKVIKSGYSRERYIRSLISGIVPKEKPPLEYHKLINEFNHIGVNLNQLVRQFYQQPILETDVRTVLNQLEDMIKNLDKQVRTPIK; encoded by the coding sequence ATGGCAAGTAGAAATAATGAAATTAAAATTAGACTAAACGATGATGAATTGTCATTCTTAAATGACAAAGTCATCAAATCAGGATATAGTCGAGAACGATATATTCGTTCACTTATAAGTGGTATTGTTCCAAAAGAAAAACCGCCACTTGAATATCATAAACTTATCAATGAATTTAATCATATAGGAGTAAATCTAAATCAATTAGTTAGACAATTTTATCAACAACCAATATTAGAAACCGATGTAAGAACTGTTTTAAATCAACTAGAGGACATGATTAAAAATCTTGATAAACAAGTAAGGACACCAATAAAATAA
- a CDS encoding relaxase/mobilization nuclease domain-containing protein has translation MATTRIWAVRSRLDHMVDYVSNKEKTVALETVIDYATNDKKIFEKEYVTCINCAYHDPYSSMTNTKKQFNDNKEILAFHGYQSFEAGEVTPELAHQIGVEFANKLWGDRFEVVVATHLNTEHIHNHFLINATSCVDGKRYCNTNKDIHNMREVSDGLCRKYHLSVINKTKEKDNYYREKPLRELAKESIDYAISISLTFTSFVKELDAMGFEVRGVEDSFKIRHISSSKFIRVKSLGNSYTFESIRERILGHPIKIQTIYDKKNFDIDYWCKKYERGELTGFQKLIMHYQYVLGILPKPNSRRFKYSKEYYRALKHMDEISDQTILMFKYDIKTIDDLENFQSNIETKLNKKLEQRQKLYNKIRRCKDTDLKSKLQTEAKSYSKEIKELRKQMKLCNGIEERSKQMEQTISTIQEKERGKNRYERY, from the coding sequence ATGGCTACAACACGTATATGGGCAGTGAGAAGTCGATTAGACCATATGGTTGATTATGTATCAAACAAAGAGAAAACTGTTGCACTAGAAACTGTTATTGATTATGCAACGAATGATAAAAAGATATTTGAAAAGGAATATGTAACTTGCATAAACTGTGCGTATCATGATCCGTATTCCTCAATGACTAATACGAAGAAACAGTTTAATGACAATAAAGAAATATTAGCATTTCATGGTTATCAATCATTTGAAGCAGGGGAAGTTACGCCAGAACTTGCACATCAAATTGGAGTTGAGTTTGCCAATAAATTATGGGGAGATCGTTTTGAAGTTGTTGTTGCAACACATTTAAATACTGAACATATTCATAATCATTTTTTGATTAATGCAACTTCATGTGTTGATGGTAAGCGATATTGTAATACTAATAAGGATATTCATAATATGAGAGAAGTTTCAGATGGATTATGTAGAAAGTATCATTTATCAGTTATTAATAAAACAAAAGAAAAAGATAATTATTATCGAGAAAAACCTTTACGAGAATTAGCAAAAGAATCTATTGATTATGCAATTTCAATTAGTTTAACGTTCACAAGTTTTGTGAAAGAATTGGATGCAATGGGATTTGAAGTTAGAGGGGTTGAGGATAGTTTTAAGATAAGACATATATCATCTAGTAAATTTATTCGAGTAAAATCACTTGGTAATAGTTATACATTTGAAAGTATTCGGGAAAGAATATTAGGACATCCAATTAAAATACAAACAATATATGATAAGAAAAACTTTGATATTGATTATTGGTGTAAGAAATATGAACGTGGCGAATTAACTGGATTTCAAAAATTAATTATGCATTATCAATATGTACTAGGTATTTTACCTAAACCAAATTCAAGACGATTTAAGTATAGCAAAGAGTATTATCGAGCATTAAAACATATGGATGAAATATCAGATCAAACGATTTTAATGTTTAAATATGATATAAAAACAATAGATGATTTAGAAAATTTTCAATCGAATATTGAAACTAAGTTAAACAAAAAGTTAGAACAAAGACAAAAACTTTATAATAAAATTAGGCGTTGTAAGGATACAGATTTAAAAAGTAAATTACAAACTGAAGCAAAATCTTATTCAAAAGAAATTAAAGAATTAAGAAAACAAATGAAATTATGCAATGGTATTGAAGAACGTTCTAAACAAATGGAACAAACAATATCAACTATTCAAGAAAAAGAAAGAGGTAAAAACAGATATGAAAGATATTAA
- a CDS encoding DUF3298 and DUF4163 domain-containing protein → MDGLTCIKQFEIREDYYYAGVKVVSCHIFYPQFIGHHPALDALNNKYYLQAIKKKDNCTNVLYPDAVQALLQGSKAFPYEMIVTITLTLQTNEIASFYQQEYLYTGGANGQTTRIGQTINTLTGEVKHLCDFLQNKKNCETCIKNNIIKQIKTSDDPSIYFDNYPKLVEETFHPQNFYLTSEGVVVFFALYDIAPHSTGIPTFLIPYSQC, encoded by the coding sequence ATGGATGGATTAACATGTATAAAGCAATTTGAAATTCGTGAAGATTATTATTACGCAGGAGTGAAAGTAGTATCATGTCATATTTTTTATCCTCAATTCATAGGACATCACCCTGCTTTAGATGCACTCAACAATAAATATTATTTACAAGCAATCAAAAAGAAAGACAATTGTACAAATGTACTATATCCTGATGCTGTTCAAGCTTTGTTGCAAGGTTCAAAGGCATTTCCTTATGAGATGATAGTGACAATCACTCTAACATTACAAACCAATGAAATTGCCAGTTTTTATCAGCAGGAATATTTATATACAGGTGGTGCTAATGGTCAGACAACAAGAATAGGGCAAACAATCAATACACTCACTGGAGAAGTTAAACACTTATGTGATTTTCTTCAAAATAAAAAGAATTGTGAGACTTGTATCAAAAATAACATTATCAAACAAATAAAAACAAGTGATGACCCAAGTATCTATTTTGATAATTATCCAAAGTTAGTTGAAGAGACTTTTCACCCACAGAACTTTTATTTAACAAGTGAAGGTGTCGTTGTCTTCTTTGCCTTATATGATATAGCCCCACATTCTACAGGCATACCAACATTTCTGATACCCTACTCACAATGTTAA
- the guaA gene encoding glutamine-hydrolyzing GMP synthase yields the protein MKQDMIVILDLGSHENTTIARCIRDLGVYSEIKPHDITVDELNTLANVKGIIINGGPNNIIDGQEIDVVSELYTAGYPILAFEHRLAQVDNRTYPANEDELKDILSDFVFNECHAEKNWNMKNFINDQVEIIRNQVGDKKVLLALSGGVDSSVVAALLVKAIGKQLYCVHVNHGLMRKGESEDVVEVFQNQLDANLVYVDATERFLTKLENVADPEQKRKIIGAEFIRVFEEEARKLDGIEFLAQGTIYPDIIESGTKTAKMVKSHHNVGGLPEDLQFELVEPLFQLFKDEVRACGVELGLPYEMVYRQPFPGPGLGVRCLGAITRDRLEAVRESDAILRDEFAKAGLDKKVWQYFTVVPDFKSVGVKNNARSYDYPVIIRAVNTVDAMTATIEQIDWSILMKITDRILAEVPHVNRVCYDMSPKPCATIEWE from the coding sequence ATGAAACAAGACATGATTGTCATTTTAGATTTAGGTAGTCACGAAAATACAACAATTGCACGTTGTATAAGAGATTTGGGTGTTTATAGTGAAATTAAGCCACATGATATTACTGTTGATGAATTAAATACTTTAGCAAATGTGAAGGGTATTATTATTAATGGTGGTCCTAATAATATAATTGATGGACAAGAGATTGATGTTGTTAGTGAACTATATACTGCTGGATATCCTATTCTTGCATTTGAACATAGATTGGCTCAAGTAGATAATAGAACATATCCTGCTAATGAAGATGAATTAAAAGATATTTTATCTGATTTTGTTTTCAATGAATGTCATGCTGAAAAGAATTGGAATATGAAAAACTTTATTAATGATCAGGTTGAGATTATTAGAAATCAAGTTGGTGATAAAAAAGTTTTACTTGCTTTATCAGGTGGTGTTGATTCATCAGTAGTTGCTGCTTTATTAGTGAAAGCAATTGGAAAACAATTGTATTGTGTACATGTGAATCATGGTTTAATGCGTAAGGGTGAATCTGAAGATGTTGTGGAAGTTTTCCAAAATCAATTAGATGCAAACTTAGTGTATGTTGATGCAACAGAACGTTTCTTAACTAAGTTAGAAAATGTTGCTGATCCTGAACAAAAACGTAAGATTATTGGTGCTGAATTTATTAGAGTATTTGAAGAAGAAGCGAGAAAGTTAGATGGTATTGAGTTCCTAGCTCAAGGAACTATCTATCCTGATATTATTGAATCTGGAACAAAGACTGCTAAGATGGTCAAATCACATCATAATGTTGGTGGGTTACCAGAAGATTTACAATTTGAATTGGTTGAACCTTTATTCCAATTATTTAAAGATGAAGTTCGTGCTTGTGGAGTTGAACTTGGTTTACCATATGAAATGGTTTATAGACAACCATTCCCAGGTCCAGGGCTTGGTGTACGTTGCTTAGGTGCAATCACAAGAGATCGTTTAGAAGCAGTGAGAGAAAGTGATGCTATTTTAAGAGATGAATTTGCTAAAGCTGGTTTAGATAAAAAAGTATGGCAATATTTTACAGTTGTCCCTGATTTTAAATCAGTTGGTGTCAAAAACAATGCGCGTAGTTATGATTATCCAGTCATTATTCGTGCTGTAAATACTGTGGATGCTATGACGGCAACGATTGAACAAATTGATTGGTCTATCTTGATGAAGATTACTGATCGTATCTTGGCTGAAGTGCCTCATGTCAATCGTGTATGTTATGACATGTCACCTAAACCATGTGCGACAATTGAGTGGGAATAA
- a CDS encoding DNA primase family protein, producing the protein MADDVLNQIEQKLTQLENKDELKDCLLIECRKLDPEQREEVKRKLLSMDHLDKTWIDLVIKQISKAPSEYMIIEEMIRKYKIMFVDGLGIYIYSGKVWEKKSDNYMLKVIGKQMGKWKIGSRASSVLKQLKADCYEEVQFNLLPVFNFQNCTLELPTGRTHEHSADDLCSIMMEYDYNPQATYSDWHQFVMDICDDNEERYERLQMMCGYVLMNDCHLQKSFMLYGEGANGKSVFLNIIEQVFNKNNVSYLQLDGLGDKFQLIQLTDTLLNISTETKASTNGGEANFKKVVVGETVSACYKNKDFYKFKPRAKLIFALNEIPYSKEINYGFVRRLSYVKFVNQYVDEPKGEHQKKVNRNLEKRLIKNLSGIFNWCYEGYKKLCVLDRFPDIQDDHEMKDLFYDISSPIYSFFKDMKPLNERTLTRDIYSIYITWCKDNYVTPQNMSNFSKQFSTVSSGVYKYFDTTKNVELEDGKIQKVHLRGYEPI; encoded by the coding sequence ATGGCTGATGATGTATTAAACCAAATTGAACAAAAACTTACACAGTTAGAAAACAAAGACGAATTGAAGGATTGCTTGTTGATTGAATGTAGAAAACTTGACCCTGAACAACGAGAAGAAGTTAAGCGTAAATTATTGTCAATGGATCATCTTGATAAAACATGGATTGATTTAGTTATAAAACAAATATCAAAAGCACCTAGTGAATATATGATTATCGAAGAAATGATAAGAAAATATAAAATCATGTTTGTAGATGGATTAGGGATTTATATTTATAGCGGTAAAGTTTGGGAAAAGAAAAGTGATAATTATATGTTGAAAGTAATTGGCAAACAAATGGGAAAGTGGAAGATTGGAAGTAGGGCGAGTTCCGTTTTGAAACAGTTGAAAGCAGACTGCTATGAAGAAGTTCAATTTAATTTGTTACCAGTATTCAATTTTCAAAACTGTACTTTAGAATTACCAACCGGAAGAACACATGAACATTCTGCAGATGATTTATGTTCTATTATGATGGAATATGATTATAATCCACAAGCAACATATAGTGATTGGCATCAGTTCGTTATGGATATTTGTGATGATAATGAAGAAAGATATGAACGATTACAAATGATGTGTGGTTATGTTTTAATGAATGATTGCCATCTTCAAAAAAGTTTCATGTTGTATGGTGAAGGAGCAAATGGTAAAAGTGTTTTCTTAAATATCATTGAACAAGTATTTAATAAAAATAATGTATCCTATCTTCAGTTAGATGGATTAGGGGATAAGTTTCAACTCATCCAATTAACGGATACACTTTTAAATATCAGTACAGAAACAAAAGCATCAACAAATGGTGGAGAAGCCAATTTTAAAAAAGTAGTTGTTGGTGAAACTGTTTCGGCATGTTATAAGAATAAAGATTTCTATAAATTCAAACCAAGAGCCAAATTGATATTTGCGTTAAATGAAATACCATATTCAAAAGAAATCAATTATGGATTTGTTAGACGATTATCCTATGTGAAGTTTGTAAATCAATATGTTGATGAACCTAAAGGAGAACATCAAAAGAAAGTAAATCGAAATCTAGAAAAAAGGTTAATAAAAAATTTATCAGGCATTTTTAATTGGTGTTATGAGGGTTATAAAAAATTATGTGTTCTTGATAGATTTCCAGACATTCAAGATGATCATGAAATGAAGGATTTGTTTTATGATATATCTTCTCCTATTTATTCATTCTTCAAGGATATGAAACCTTTAAATGAGAGAACATTAACACGAGATATTTATTCTATTTATATTACTTGGTGTAAGGATAATTATGTAACTCCTCAAAATATGTCAAATTTTTCAAAACAATTTTCAACTGTTTCTAGTGGTGTATATAAATACTTTGATACAACAAAGAATGTTGAATTAGAAGATGGAAAAATTCAAAAAGTACATTTACGAGGATATGAACCAATCTAA
- a CDS encoding TnpV protein codes for MKDINYSEVNGYLFPNLKGREEVKVNSYFAQMKLKYLKTNEQGHLFSLMAKNELSTYLEQVEKEANEMYERLVEEFKVKWNVTEKLKERDQMEWVQQMNNIDNVVKEIILKELICN; via the coding sequence ATGAAAGATATTAATTATAGCGAAGTAAATGGTTATTTATTTCCGAATTTAAAAGGACGAGAAGAAGTAAAAGTAAATTCATATTTTGCACAAATGAAATTGAAATATTTAAAAACGAATGAACAAGGACATTTATTTTCATTGATGGCTAAGAATGAATTATCAACTTATCTTGAACAAGTAGAAAAAGAAGCTAATGAAATGTATGAGAGACTTGTTGAAGAATTTAAAGTTAAATGGAATGTTACTGAAAAATTAAAAGAACGAGATCAAATGGAATGGGTTCAACAAATGAATAACATTGATAATGTTGTGAAAGAAATTATTTTAAAAGAACTTATTTGTAATTAA
- a CDS encoding bifunctional DNA primase/polymerase codes for MNPQLNSALNYAKNNFKVFPLKVNSKSGQVCKSWKEEATMDVNQIYQWFSNTDYNVGVRTGGGLVVIDGSYYFISIDYLIAKANNFVYEFLEGTKVLSKTQIDSTKIKKKQMRSR; via the coding sequence ATGAATCCACAATTAAATTCTGCTTTAAACTATGCTAAAAATAATTTTAAAGTATTTCCACTGAAAGTCAATTCAAAAAGTGGGCAAGTATGTAAATCTTGGAAAGAAGAAGCAACAATGGATGTGAATCAAATCTATCAATGGTTTTCTAATACCGACTATAATGTCGGTGTTAGAACCGGCGGTGGGTTGGTTGTTATTGATGGTAGTTACTATTTTATATCAATTGACTATCTGATAGCAAAAGCAAATAATTTCGTTTATGAATTTTTAGAAGGAACAAAAGTTCTTTCTAAAACACAGATTGATTCAACTAAAATCAAAAAGAAACAAATGAGAAGTAGGTAA
- a CDS encoding YdeI/OmpD-associated family protein encodes MSEPLCFQTRADFRNWLSENCQSHEGVWLLFGKTKELPTLKASEALEEALCYGWIDGLMKKINEDSYKKYFAARKSNSKWSIKNKELVESLESRGLMTDFGRIKIEEAKKNGQWDLATKPSGITDEQIDIVSELLKDNKLAYTNFLNMSLSVKKTYTRAYFDAKTDAGRVKRLTWMIERLEKNLKPMS; translated from the coding sequence ATGAGCGAACCATTATGTTTTCAAACACGTGCTGATTTTAGAAATTGGTTATCTGAAAATTGTCAATCACATGAAGGGGTATGGCTGTTATTTGGCAAAACAAAAGAACTGCCAACATTAAAAGCGAGTGAAGCTTTAGAGGAAGCCCTTTGCTATGGCTGGATTGATGGCTTAATGAAGAAAATTAATGAAGATTCTTATAAGAAATATTTTGCAGCACGTAAATCTAACAGCAAGTGGTCTATAAAAAATAAGGAACTTGTTGAAAGTTTAGAATCACGTGGATTAATGACAGATTTTGGAAGAATAAAAATTGAAGAGGCAAAGAAAAATGGTCAATGGGATCTTGCTACAAAACCATCTGGCATTACTGATGAGCAAATTGACATCGTATCTGAACTTCTTAAGGATAATAAATTGGCATATACCAATTTTTTAAACATGTCTTTATCTGTGAAAAAGACTTATACAAGAGCATATTTTGATGCCAAAACTGATGCTGGTCGTGTTAAGCGTTTAACTTGGATGATAGAGCGTTTAGAAAAGAACTTAAAACCAATGTCATAG
- a CDS encoding coenzyme F420-0:L-glutamate ligase, with the protein MDRRIGTISRGIRCPIIREGDDLCKIVVDSVMEATYSEGFGLRDQDVISLTESIVARAQGNYASIQDIADDVKAKLGGETIGVIFPILSRNRFAICLKGIAMGAKKVVLMLSYPSDEVGNALLTYDQLDDAGINPYSDVLTLEKYRELFGENKHEFTGVDYVQYYSDIITEAGAEVEIIFANRAQEIIKYTDCVLTCDIHTRARTKRLLKEAGAKAICGLDDILTASVNGSGYNDKYGLLGSNKSTEDKIKLFPRECQDLVENIQKEILQLTDKHVEVMVYGDGAFKDPQGKIWELADPVVSPAYTKGLIGTPNELKLKYLADNDFKDLSGKELRDAIAKSIKEKEDNLVGNMASQGTTPRQLTDLIGSLCDLTSGSGDKGTPIVLVQGYFDNFTD; encoded by the coding sequence ATGGATAGAAGAATAGGAACTATTTCAAGAGGAATTCGTTGTCCAATCATTAGAGAAGGAGACGACTTATGTAAAATTGTTGTGGATAGTGTTATGGAAGCAACATATAGTGAAGGATTTGGCTTAAGAGATCAGGATGTTATTTCTTTAACTGAATCAATTGTAGCTAGAGCACAAGGAAATTATGCATCAATTCAAGATATTGCTGATGATGTAAAAGCAAAATTAGGTGGAGAAACAATTGGGGTTATTTTCCCAATTTTATCACGTAATCGTTTTGCGATTTGTTTAAAAGGAATTGCTATGGGAGCTAAAAAAGTTGTATTGATGTTAAGTTATCCTAGTGATGAAGTTGGAAATGCATTATTAACTTATGATCAATTAGATGATGCTGGAATTAATCCTTATAGTGATGTATTAACTTTAGAAAAATATCGTGAATTGTTTGGAGAAAACAAACATGAATTTACAGGTGTTGACTATGTCCAATATTATTCAGATATTATTACTGAAGCTGGTGCAGAAGTGGAAATTATTTTTGCAAATAGAGCTCAGGAGATTATAAAATATACTGATTGTGTCTTAACTTGTGATATACATACACGTGCAAGAACAAAACGTTTATTAAAAGAAGCAGGAGCAAAAGCTATCTGTGGTTTGGATGATATTTTAACTGCATCTGTTAATGGTAGTGGATATAATGATAAATATGGTTTATTAGGTTCAAATAAATCTACTGAAGATAAGATTAAGTTATTCCCAAGAGAATGTCAGGATTTGGTTGAAAATATTCAAAAAGAAATTTTACAATTAACTGATAAACATGTGGAAGTTATGGTTTATGGAGATGGTGCTTTTAAAGATCCTCAAGGAAAGATTTGGGAATTAGCTGATCCTGTTGTTTCACCTGCTTATACAAAGGGGTTAATTGGAACACCTAATGAATTAAAGTTAAAATATTTAGCTGATAATGATTTTAAGGATTTAAGTGGTAAGGAATTAAGAGATGCTATTGCAAAGAGTATTAAAGAAAAAGAAGATAATTTGGTTGGCAATATGGCTTCTCAAGGAACAACACCAAGACAATTAACTGATTTAATTGGTTCATTATGTGATTTAACAAGTGGTTCTGGAGATAAAGGAACTCCAATTGTATTGGTTCAAGGTTATTTTGATAATTTCACAGATTAA
- a CDS encoding helix-turn-helix domain-containing protein — protein MNIGKRIKYVRMLRGMRQEELAGKVGLGYNENGRTRISQYENGKRTPKEDMLEKISEALNVESYYLSTKEHTAILDFIFMLFDFDQDDLFNITKENERYLIDLDYNILLDDLMEEWMQKKADLRSGKISKEEYIDWKINYTG, from the coding sequence ATGAATATAGGAAAAAGAATTAAATATGTACGTATGCTAAGAGGAATGCGACAAGAAGAACTTGCCGGTAAAGTAGGTCTTGGTTATAACGAAAATGGCCGTACTCGTATCTCTCAATATGAAAATGGGAAACGAACGCCTAAAGAAGATATGCTTGAGAAAATTAGTGAAGCATTAAATGTTGAATCATATTATCTAAGTACAAAAGAACATACGGCAATTTTGGACTTCATTTTTATGTTGTTTGATTTTGATCAAGATGACCTATTTAATATTACAAAAGAAAATGAACGTTACTTAATAGACTTAGACTATAACATCTTACTCGATGACTTAATGGAAGAATGGATGCAAAAAAAAGCTGATTTAAGAAGTGGTAAAATCAGCAAAGAAGAATACATAGACTGGAAAATCAATTATACTGGTTAA
- a CDS encoding site-specific integrase: MGVYKDKKTNTWYVSKRYINWKGENCRLFKRNFTTKREAQNFERSYFEKLQGNLNMTFDDFIEVYFDDKKQRLKLNTFLMKQNVINTKIRPYFKDFKMCEITPNHILKWQNDMMKQHHKKGEKYTSSTLKTMHAQLSAIFNHAVKYYRLDKNPARIVGTMGSEDEIEMLFWTTEEYKKFAFEIMDNPISYMAFEMLYWTGIREGELLALTLEDIDFDKCKLRINKSYQRLQGEDVITTPKTSKSNRVVDIPDFLVDEVKDYVAGLPGLKKTDRMFPINKSFLYREMKRGCKAADVKKIRVHDLRHSHVSLLIEKGFSALAIADRVGHESIHITYKYAHLFPSKGKEIANTLNEEKERDYDEKEFR; the protein is encoded by the coding sequence ATGGGAGTTTACAAAGATAAGAAAACAAACACATGGTATGTATCAAAAAGATATATTAATTGGAAAGGAGAGAATTGTCGCTTGTTTAAGAGAAATTTTACTACGAAAAGAGAAGCACAAAATTTTGAACGTTCTTATTTTGAAAAGCTACAAGGTAATTTAAATATGACTTTTGATGATTTTATTGAAGTCTATTTCGATGATAAGAAACAACGTTTAAAACTAAACACATTTTTGATGAAGCAAAATGTTATTAATACAAAAATTCGCCCTTATTTTAAAGATTTCAAGATGTGTGAAATTACACCAAATCATATTTTGAAATGGCAAAACGATATGATGAAACAACATCACAAAAAGGGTGAAAAATATACTTCATCAACATTAAAGACAATGCATGCTCAATTAAGTGCGATTTTCAATCATGCAGTCAAATATTATAGATTAGATAAAAATCCAGCAAGAATTGTTGGAACAATGGGATCGGAGGATGAAATTGAAATGTTATTTTGGACTACTGAAGAATATAAAAAATTTGCTTTTGAAATTATGGATAATCCAATCAGTTATATGGCATTTGAAATGTTGTATTGGACCGGTATTCGTGAAGGGGAATTACTTGCTTTAACATTAGAGGATATTGATTTTGATAAATGTAAGTTAAGAATTAACAAATCATATCAAAGACTTCAAGGTGAAGATGTTATTACTACACCGAAAACAAGTAAAAGTAATCGTGTTGTTGATATTCCTGATTTTCTTGTAGATGAAGTGAAAGACTATGTTGCTGGGTTACCGGGTTTAAAGAAAACAGATCGTATGTTTCCGATCAATAAGAGTTTCTTGTATCGTGAAATGAAGCGTGGGTGTAAAGCAGCAGATGTTAAAAAGATTCGTGTTCATGATTTGCGTCATAGTCATGTTTCATTATTAATTGAAAAGGGATTTTCAGCATTAGCAATCGCTGATCGAGTAGGTCATGAGTCAATTCATATCACTTATAAATATGCTCACTTGTTTCCATCAAAAGGTAAGGAAATTGCAAATACATTAAACGAAGAAAAGGAGAGAGATTATGACGAAAAAGAGTTTAGATAG
- a CDS encoding plasmid mobilization protein, translated as MTKKSLDRQNRFRSKTYGFRLSPEENEVLERNVLLSGLTKQDYLIHCIEHRVYVIEGHNSRVYKALKNEIDYFLKELEIRTNLEELPLDDIEVLEQLLQIVKCIKYKKRAQFKTDMEPRQ; from the coding sequence ATGACGAAAAAGAGTTTAGATAGACAAAATCGTTTTAGAAGCAAAACTTATGGTTTTAGGTTATCACCAGAAGAAAATGAAGTTCTTGAAAGAAATGTATTGCTTAGTGGTTTAACGAAACAAGATTATTTAATCCATTGTATTGAACATAGAGTATATGTTATTGAAGGACACAATTCACGAGTATATAAAGCATTAAAAAACGAAATTGATTACTTCTTAAAAGAATTAGAAATAAGAACAAATTTAGAGGAATTACCTTTAGATGATATTGAGGTTTTAGAACAATTGCTTCAAATTGTGAAATGCATTAAGTATAAAAAAAGAGCACAATTTAAAACAGATATGGAGCCACGCCAATGA